The window aaaaatatgtgagaatttgaagaaaaaaataaaaaagtaatgattgtattgttaaattgagaaaatagcgttgaaattgagaaaaaaatgttgaatagttgagagaatttaatattaaaaaattaattataataataaataagaaaaaatataagagaaaatttaaagaaaaagataataaaaaataatgattgtgtcgttgaattgagaaaaaatttaaattatatttgattttgtaaaaaaaattgagagattatttttttatcaaaatgtTTTGCTTTTTTGAACAGGTCAACCACATAGtaatcaaattaataatgAGCCTTTTCGGTTAGGTTATCCAATCAATTCCTAACACCTTGTTGGCCAAGCCATCATTGAAGAATTTCTAGAGGACTCTCACGGTCGCTCATTATTAATTCCTCCTTAAACAACATTAGGCAAGCCCATTACTTCGAGAAACCGGTTCACtcttaaattttaaaactcaTGGGCACGAAGATTCAATCTTAcatcagagaaaaaaaaaacttattataTAGTTACAAATTTTGAACCTACCTGATGAGTCGATATCATAAAAAACAAGCATACAAAATTCAAGAAATCGAGGGAAGCGAAACCGCTCTCTCTTCTGCTCGTCATTACTTTTCGAAACGTCCAAAAGGGAAAGACCGTAGAGAGCTACATTAAGGTGCGTCCgacaatttcatatattattatatagcTCAGAAAACTTGTTCTATCAAAGAAAATGGTGTCGACTTCGACATACAGATTCCTTCTTGTTCAAGAAGACAACTACGTACAATTGCTTCACTGCTTGTCATGTCATCGTCAAGAACGAAGCAATTGAATTGCTTGCGGTGGAGGCAACAAATATTTGAGAATCACACACGTTGAAATTGGAATTAATGGACCTGACACTGTTCTCCTTGTTTGGGCTGAATCGGGGCCTTTCTTATTTCATCATGGGGCTTTCTTGGAAAAGAATGAAAGCCCAAATCAAATCTATGAAAAGGGTCGTACGGTCCCCGTCATACCTTTCTCGGTTTTTTAGCTGCTATTGCACACACCTTAACTTACGGCCAAGCCTAGCAGATACATAGGCAAATGAACTGCACGATCATTAGAAACTCTCAGAGGAATTTTACATACTATAACGCACGATTATTAGATTCACCTAATAAATGCGTTCAAATAGGATGCGACGTGACTCTGTTACCAAGTTAAACGGCCAGTCAGCCCGGCCCCGATGAGGATCATGCGTGAGTAATTCTTCTTATGGCGgatgataaatatatatatcttctcgTCTTACCCACCCTTTCGGTGATAATTATCATTTCCATCATCATTGAATGATGAACTTGTGTGGGCTCTTAAGAGAGTAAAGAGTTCTTCATTTGTTGGATGGCCGTAAGTGGTAACATTCAGCCCATCACATCATCACATGCTAATACCACCATGATGGTAGCCCAGTGGAACGGGCTTTGTCTTCCAAATGAGAGGTTAAGGGGTCGCAACTTGAGCGCTTGCGTTAGTAGATCCTTGTCATTGACCCTGTAGGAGTTGTTCCGGTCCATTGTGCACTTTAGTAAGGGTCATGGTGACTTATATAAGCTGATGTCTCATCGAGCCCTTTACCCATTCGGACAAATGGAACATTTCACAGCGACTGTGGAGCTCTTATGGTCTTCAGAGGAAGGTTATTACGCTATCTCCCCTACTTAACCTTTTTATTcagcaaaataaaataataaaaaataatcatcACAGGCTAATGCCCAAAGCACAGCACATTCATGCATCATTTGCTCGCCCAACCGAAAATGATCATCATTCCAATAGAATTTTAGTCAGATTCAATGCTCTAATCGCTATCGTCCCTTTAATCCAAAGGCGAAAAAGACAATCATCGCAGCGATATTCGGCTTGTTTTCCCCCTAGACCAATGAACTAAGGGCCGGTTGTATTAGGTCTGTACTAGTTCTGAATTGAAACCTTGCTGTTCCTTCGGGAGAGTATAAGGTGGCACGTACGTCACGTGCCCCCTCTTGTCTGCGACCAGGAAGGAGCACACATAAACCCGAAAAAGCACATATGACAATATATCTAGTTTCTCAGTCCAATCCTGCCTTCATTTAGGGGTAGAAAGTGATTTCTTTCTGCACCCAAAGACAAAAAGGAATTGACAAAAGTGTatgttttcatcatttttttctgCAAGAAAAGTGGCAGAAGACAAGACATCCAATCCACAACTACAACCATTTGGGTGTCCGAGGAGCAACAATGAAATCTAGCAGCTGGAACGCAAATCCTATTCCATTCGTTGTTGCCATGCCATGGCATGCCCAAACCTGTCCCAGAAGTTTTGGTTTAGACATTAATGAAGGCAAGGTATGAATGTCAGTCGCATTAATACAATACCCAAAGAAAGagatatagagagagagagggagggaagggttatccctttcttttcttatagTGTGAGAAGAAAGATGTTTAGACATCAAGCAAGCTCAACCTTTTCTTATAGTGTCTGTCCCCACCATCCTTTCCCGAAAAAGTTTCTGCTTTTGTGCTCTTCCTCCTctgcatcttcttcttcttcttctgcccACCAGAAAAAAGGTCTGGTCTTTGATCTTTGTTTGTTCCattccatctctctctctctctctctctctctctctctctctctctgttctgATCAGAAGGGACCAAAAGGgaaggaaagagagaaaggagCAGATGTGGCAGAGGATCAACAGGCCATGTAAGTCCTCTTCTTTCAAGGAATCCACCAAAGCCCTTGAAGCCGACATTCACCATGCCAACTCCCTGTAAGCCCCTTCTTCCTCCACTAGATGATGTTCTGTTCATGTATCATTTCACACGTATGTATTTGGTCTCGGGAGCAGCAAGAACATGTCGTGTTTTTACGATCTTTGTGTTGTGAATTGGATACAAGAATTATGGAGGTTTTGGAATCTGCAGGGCATCGGCTCTGCCGAGGGAATACTGCGGGGAGTACGTCCAGATGAAGCTGTCTTACAGCCCTTTGGCGCCGCTCTTCCTGTTCTTGATTGAATGGATGGACTATAGATGCACCGACTCGGTGCCGAATTATTTAGGCCTACTTTACATCCTCGTAAACAAGGTGGACTGATACTTATCAATCTATATGCATAGTTAACTTAGGATTCAGGAACCCTATGCTATCCTGCTAATGTGATTCCGGAACATCGGGACTGTATTTCCAGGTGTATGTTGACGGCGTGCCGACAATGTCCTCGAGGGAGAGAAAAGCCTCTCTTCGTGAATTCTACGGTGTGTTCTGCTGTTCCCTGATATGTTACAGTCGGATTTCTTGCCTTTTGAATTTCCCTgatagacttttttttttttttttttaacttctcGCAGCGGTTATATACCCTTCGCTGAGACTACTTGAAGGCCAGTTCAATGAAATCAAGGAAAACAGAGCAGGGACAGAAATCGAATGCCCGGGAATAGAACCCGAGAGAGACGAGGAGTGCGGTATATGCATGGAAAGCAACGGGAAGATGGTGCTCCCGAGCTGCGGGCACTCCATGTGCATCAACTGCTTCCACGATTGGTCCGTAACTCGCATTCCTGGAAACATCTCTACTTTGCAGAGACACGGTTTACAATTAGAAGTTAATTCGTTAGTTGTCGAAAGGATTATTGTCTGAACTGTGAAATGATCCGGTTTTCAGGAATGTTCGGTCTCAGTCCTGTCCATATTGCCGAGGCAGCCTGAAGAGGGTCAGCTCGATGGACCTGTGGGTCCTGACAGGCAGCAGCGATGTGGTGGACCCGGTCACCGTTGCATTTGATAGCCTGAGAAGGTTCTACCTTTATGTCGAGAGCCTGCCCACCTTAACGCATGACACGCCTGTCCTTCTATTGGACTACATGATCTGAGACGGATATAAAGTACCGATTTCATTCGCACGTTGTACATAGACGACTCCTCTGCTCTAATGAGAATTTAGTTCGGGTAAAGAGTTCACACAATCTGAAGTACCGAAAGGACCAGGAGAAGGCTCCACATTCGACTCGGTCTTTTTAAACCTGAGTGCTGGAATGGAGACACCTTCTTCAGCTTCCCGCTGATTGCAAATGTTGTATCTAAAGTCGAATCATATATGTATTCTTCGGCTACATACTGAAGGTGTTGAGCATCCGAGTTATTGATTAGCTCGACTTGCATTGTAAATATTTATCTATGATCCGTTTCAAACTATATATAATGACAATGTATACCGTCATTTCATATGATATATGGCCTTCGTAACTAATGACCGCTGATACCTTCAACAATCAGTCTAAAGGACTGATTCCGGTGTT of the Punica granatum isolate Tunisia-2019 chromosome 6, ASM765513v2, whole genome shotgun sequence genome contains:
- the LOC116210079 gene encoding E3 ubiquitin-protein ligase AIRP2-like, which translates into the protein MWQRINRPCKSSSFKESTKALEADIHHANSLASALPREYCGEYVQMKLSYSPLAPLFLFLIEWMDYRCTDSVPNYLGLLYILVNKVYVDGVPTMSSRERKASLREFYAVIYPSLRLLEGQFNEIKENRAGTEIECPGIEPERDEECGICMESNGKMVLPSCGHSMCINCFHDWNVRSQSCPYCRGSLKRVSSMDLWVLTGSSDVVDPVTVAFDSLRRFYLYVESLPTLTHDTPVLLLDYMI